A region of Streptomyces cinnamoneus DNA encodes the following proteins:
- a CDS encoding NADAR family protein, producing the protein MGSGASTADGPRSVAELTAAVAAGEQVGYVHFWGHRPRRDGSVGPGCFSQWWPSPFSVDGTVYATAEHWMMAGKARLFGDAEAEARVIAAGDPQQAKEAGRSVRGFDEEEWRRHRFGLVVEGSVHKFARHPELGACLLGTGSRVLVEASPLDRVWGIGLAAGDEAAADPARWRGLNLLGFALMEARQRLAAKTSGAGPGGAAM; encoded by the coding sequence ATGGGCTCGGGGGCGAGCACGGCAGACGGGCCGCGTTCGGTGGCGGAGCTGACGGCGGCCGTCGCCGCGGGCGAGCAGGTGGGATACGTGCACTTCTGGGGGCACCGCCCGCGCCGCGACGGCAGCGTGGGGCCCGGCTGTTTCAGCCAGTGGTGGCCGTCCCCCTTCTCGGTGGACGGCACGGTCTACGCCACGGCCGAGCACTGGATGATGGCGGGCAAGGCCCGGCTCTTCGGGGACGCGGAGGCTGAGGCCCGGGTGATCGCCGCCGGGGACCCCCAGCAGGCCAAGGAGGCGGGCCGTTCCGTGCGCGGCTTCGACGAGGAGGAGTGGCGCCGGCACCGCTTCGGTCTCGTCGTCGAGGGCAGCGTCCACAAGTTCGCCCGGCATCCCGAGCTGGGCGCCTGTCTGCTGGGCACCGGCAGCAGGGTGCTGGTGGAGGCCAGCCCCCTGGACCGCGTCTGGGGCATCGGCCTCGCCGCCGGCGACGAGGCCGCCGCGGATCCCGCGCGCTGGCGCGGGCTGAACCTGCTGGGCTTCGCCCTGATGGAGGCGCGTCAGCGCCTGGCGGCGAAGACGAGCGGCGCGGGCCCGGGCGGCGCCGCCATGTAG
- a CDS encoding polyamine ABC transporter substrate-binding protein: MSRRTLLRALGAGAGAAALAGCGVPAAYVAPRDRAAADRSERDKHLVFANWPLYIDVDEDDPQKRPTLEDFEKASGISVKYTEEINDNDEFFGKISPALMNHQDTGRDIIVVSDWMASRYVRLGWVQQMDRAAQPHVARELDPLLRKPAFDPGRLHTVPWQSGITGIAYNRKKLGREIRHTNELWHDDLRGKVTLLAGMDEAFALLMMAGGADVTRWTADDFHTMTDQLRRLVRKRHIRRFTGNDYIKDLSSGDVLACQAYSGDVIQLQADNPDIEFVVPEEGAELWAESLMIPDLARHKRNAERLIDYYYRPDVAARVAAEVNYVCPVPAAREVLASSGDKELAELAENPLVFPTDEMRGRLATARDITARERPAFSKEWNEIVGL; encoded by the coding sequence CTGTCCCGCCGGACCCTGCTGCGCGCGCTCGGCGCCGGCGCGGGGGCCGCAGCGCTCGCCGGCTGCGGGGTGCCCGCCGCCTACGTCGCCCCCCGCGACCGGGCCGCGGCCGACCGCTCCGAACGGGACAAGCACCTGGTCTTCGCCAACTGGCCGCTCTACATCGACGTCGACGAGGACGACCCGCAGAAGCGGCCGACCCTGGAGGACTTCGAGAAGGCCAGCGGCATCTCGGTGAAGTACACCGAGGAGATCAACGACAACGACGAGTTCTTCGGCAAGATCAGCCCGGCCCTGATGAACCATCAGGACACCGGCCGGGACATCATCGTCGTCAGCGACTGGATGGCCTCCCGCTACGTCCGCCTCGGCTGGGTCCAGCAGATGGACCGCGCCGCCCAGCCGCACGTCGCCCGGGAGCTCGACCCGCTGCTGCGCAAGCCGGCCTTCGACCCCGGCCGCCTGCACACCGTCCCCTGGCAGTCCGGCATCACCGGCATCGCCTACAACCGCAAGAAGCTCGGCCGCGAGATCCGGCACACCAACGAGCTGTGGCACGACGACCTGCGCGGCAAGGTCACCCTGCTCGCCGGCATGGACGAGGCGTTCGCCCTGCTCATGATGGCGGGCGGCGCCGATGTCACCCGCTGGACCGCCGACGACTTCCACACCATGACGGACCAGCTGCGCCGCCTGGTGCGCAAGCGGCACATCCGCCGCTTCACCGGCAACGACTACATCAAGGACCTCTCCTCCGGCGACGTCCTGGCCTGCCAGGCCTACTCCGGCGACGTCATCCAGCTCCAGGCCGACAACCCCGACATCGAGTTCGTCGTCCCGGAGGAGGGCGCCGAGCTGTGGGCCGAGAGCCTGATGATCCCCGACCTCGCCCGGCACAAGCGCAACGCCGAGCGGCTGATCGACTACTACTACCGGCCCGACGTCGCCGCCCGCGTGGCCGCCGAGGTCAACTACGTCTGCCCGGTGCCGGCCGCCCGCGAGGTGCTGGCCTCCTCCGGCGACAAGGAGCTCGCCGAGCTCGCCGAGAACCCGCTGGTCTTCCCCACCGACGAGATGCGCGGGCGGCTCGCCACCGCCCGCGACATCACCGCCCGGGAACGCCCCGCCTTCAGCAAGGAATGGAACGAGATCGTCGGGCTGTGA
- a CDS encoding NAD(P)/FAD-dependent oxidoreductase, whose product MATGAMNPVRALSDALPRPYWLDDPARPDALPALVGDEHCDLLVVGGGYSGLWTALRAKERDPGRDVVLIEGQEAGWAASGRNGGFCAASLTHGWANGLARWPAELTALERLGRRNLDAIEDTVARHRLDCDFERTGEIDVATAPHQVRELREAAAEAAAAGVTGHEFLDRDALRAEVDSPTFLAGLWNRTGVAMVHPAKLAWGLKRACLELGVRVYEHTPGTGLSARRAGVAVRTPYGRVFARHAALGTNAFPSLVKRLRPYIAPVYDYALMTEPLTTEQLASVGWRGRQGLSDSANHFHYFRLTADRRVLWGGYDIVYRYGGGVRAEYDHHPATYQRLAGHFFRCFPQLEGVRFSHTWGGAIDTCSRFSAFFGTAHRGRVAYALGFTGLGVGATRFGADVMLDLLSGERTERTELEMVRSKPLPFPPEPVRSVGIGITQWAMTRADENGGRRNLWLRALDRVGLGFDS is encoded by the coding sequence ATGGCCACCGGTGCCATGAACCCTGTCCGAGCACTCTCCGACGCCCTTCCCCGCCCCTACTGGCTCGACGACCCCGCCCGGCCCGACGCCCTGCCCGCGCTCGTCGGCGACGAACACTGCGACCTGCTCGTCGTCGGCGGGGGCTACAGCGGCCTGTGGACCGCCCTGCGCGCCAAGGAGCGCGACCCCGGCCGGGACGTCGTCCTGATCGAGGGCCAGGAGGCCGGCTGGGCCGCCTCCGGCCGCAACGGCGGCTTCTGCGCCGCCTCCCTCACTCACGGGTGGGCCAACGGCCTCGCCCGCTGGCCCGCCGAACTCACCGCCCTGGAGCGGCTCGGCCGGCGCAACCTCGACGCCATCGAGGACACCGTCGCCCGCCACCGCCTCGACTGCGACTTCGAGCGCACCGGCGAGATCGACGTCGCCACCGCACCCCACCAGGTCCGGGAGCTGCGCGAGGCCGCCGCGGAGGCGGCGGCCGCCGGCGTCACCGGTCACGAGTTCCTCGACCGCGACGCCCTGCGCGCCGAGGTCGACTCCCCGACGTTCCTCGCCGGCTTATGGAACCGCACGGGCGTGGCCATGGTGCACCCCGCCAAGCTCGCCTGGGGCCTCAAACGCGCCTGCCTGGAGCTGGGGGTGCGCGTCTACGAGCACACCCCCGGCACCGGACTGTCCGCACGCCGCGCCGGGGTGGCCGTCCGCACGCCCTACGGGCGCGTCTTCGCCCGCCACGCCGCCCTCGGCACCAACGCGTTCCCCTCGCTCGTCAAGCGACTGCGCCCGTACATCGCGCCCGTCTACGACTACGCCCTGATGACCGAGCCGCTGACCACCGAGCAGCTCGCCTCCGTCGGCTGGCGCGGACGGCAGGGGCTGAGCGACAGCGCCAACCACTTCCACTACTTCCGGCTCACCGCCGACCGGCGCGTCCTGTGGGGCGGCTACGACATCGTCTACCGCTACGGCGGCGGCGTACGGGCCGAGTACGACCACCACCCGGCCACCTACCAGCGGCTGGCCGGGCACTTCTTCCGCTGCTTCCCCCAGCTGGAGGGTGTGCGCTTCTCCCACACCTGGGGCGGCGCCATCGACACCTGCTCCCGCTTCTCCGCCTTCTTCGGCACCGCGCACCGCGGCCGCGTCGCCTACGCGCTGGGCTTCACGGGCCTGGGGGTCGGCGCGACGCGCTTCGGCGCCGACGTCATGCTCGACCTGCTGAGCGGGGAGCGCACCGAGCGCACGGAGCTGGAGATGGTCCGCAGCAAGCCGCTGCCGTTCCCGCCCGAACCGGTGCGCTCGGTGGGCATCGGCATCACCCAGTGGGCGATGACCCGCGCCGACGAGAACGGCGGCCGCCGCAACCTCTGGCTCAGGGCCCTGGACCGGGTCGGCCTGGGCTTCGACAGCTGA
- a CDS encoding adenosine deaminase codes for MLRPEHRPRTRPAYDDPHRRPAGVRPSPKPRRTRMPALDSFIAGLPKAELHVHHVGSASPRIVAELAARHPDSPVPTDPEALADFFTFRDFAHFVEVYLSVVDLIRDAEDVRLLTYEVARDMARQNIRYAELTVTPYSSTRRGIPDVAFVEAIEDARKAAESELGVVLRWCFDIPGEAGLEAAEETTRIACDLAPQGLVSFGLGGPEIGVPRPQFKPYFDRAIAAGLHSVPHAGETTGPQTIWDALTELRAERIGHGTSATQDPRLLAHLAEHRIPLEVCPTSNLATRAVTDLDHHPVREMVQAGVLVTINSDDPPMFGTDLNTEYGVAARLLDLDARGLAELAKNAVEASFMDAAGKAALRAEIDSYTATWRG; via the coding sequence ATGCTAAGGCCTGAGCACAGGCCCCGTACCCGCCCCGCATACGATGATCCGCACCGCCGGCCGGCCGGTGTCCGGCCGTCCCCGAAGCCCAGGAGGACCCGCATGCCCGCACTCGACTCGTTCATCGCCGGCCTCCCGAAGGCGGAGCTGCACGTGCACCATGTGGGATCCGCCTCCCCCCGCATCGTGGCCGAACTGGCCGCCCGGCACCCGGACTCGCCGGTGCCCACCGATCCCGAGGCGCTGGCCGACTTCTTCACCTTCCGCGACTTCGCCCACTTCGTCGAGGTCTACCTCTCGGTCGTCGACCTGATCCGCGACGCCGAGGACGTCCGCCTGCTGACCTACGAGGTCGCCCGCGACATGGCCCGGCAGAACATCCGCTACGCCGAGCTCACCGTGACGCCCTACAGCTCCACCCGCCGCGGCATCCCGGACGTCGCCTTCGTCGAGGCCATCGAGGACGCCCGCAAGGCCGCCGAGTCGGAGCTGGGCGTGGTGCTGCGCTGGTGCTTCGACATCCCCGGCGAGGCCGGTCTGGAGGCCGCCGAGGAGACGACGCGGATCGCCTGCGACCTCGCGCCCCAGGGTCTGGTCTCCTTCGGCCTGGGCGGCCCCGAGATCGGCGTCCCCCGCCCGCAGTTCAAGCCCTACTTCGACCGTGCCATCGCCGCCGGCCTGCACAGCGTGCCCCACGCCGGCGAGACCACCGGCCCGCAGACGATCTGGGACGCCCTCACCGAGCTGCGCGCCGAGCGCATCGGCCACGGCACGAGCGCCACACAGGACCCGAGGCTGCTGGCCCACCTCGCCGAGCACCGCATCCCGCTGGAGGTCTGCCCGACCTCCAACCTGGCCACCCGGGCGGTGACGGACCTGGACCACCACCCCGTGAGGGAGATGGTCCAGGCCGGCGTGCTGGTCACGATCAACAGCGACGACCCGCCCATGTTCGGCACCGACCTCAACACCGAGTACGGGGTGGCCGCCCGGCTGCTGGACCTCGACGCCCGCGGCCTGGCCGAGCTGGCGAAGAACGCCGTGGAGGCGTCATTCATGGACGCGGCCGGCAAGGCCGCGCTGCGCGCGGAGATCGACTCCTACACCGCGACCTGGCGGGGCTGA
- the gabT gene encoding 4-aminobutyrate--2-oxoglutarate transaminase: protein MTALSGGAALPQERRIVTAIPGPKSLELQARRIAAVAGGVGSVLPVFTTRAGGGVIEDVDGNSLIDFGSGIAVTSVGASAEAVVRRASAQLADFTHTCFMVTPYEGYVEVCEQLAELTPGDHAKKSALFNSGAEAVENAVKIARAYTKRQAVVVFDHGYHGRTNLTMALTAKNMPYKHGFGPFAPEVYRVPVAYGYRWPTGPENCGPEAAAQAIDQITKQIGAENVAAIIIEPVLGEGGFIEPAKGFLPSIVKFANDNGIVFVADEIQSGFCRTGQWFACEDEGIVPDLITTAKGIAGGLPLAAVTGRAEIMDAAHAGGLGGTYGGNPVACAGALGAIETMRELDLNAKAKRIEEVMKGRLSAMQEKFAVIGDIRGRGAMIAIELVKDPATKEPNPEAAGALAKACHAEGLLVLTCGTYGNVLRFLPPLVIGEDLLNEGLDIIEEAFTRL, encoded by the coding sequence ATGACCGCACTGTCCGGAGGCGCCGCCCTCCCCCAGGAGCGCCGCATCGTCACCGCGATCCCCGGCCCGAAGTCGCTGGAGCTCCAGGCCCGCCGCATCGCCGCGGTCGCCGGCGGCGTCGGCTCCGTGCTGCCGGTGTTCACCACCCGCGCGGGCGGCGGCGTGATCGAGGACGTCGACGGCAACTCCCTCATCGACTTCGGCTCCGGCATCGCCGTGACCTCCGTCGGTGCCAGCGCCGAGGCCGTGGTGCGGCGCGCCTCCGCCCAGCTCGCCGACTTCACCCACACCTGTTTCATGGTGACCCCCTACGAGGGCTACGTGGAGGTCTGCGAGCAGCTCGCCGAGCTGACCCCGGGCGACCACGCCAAGAAGTCCGCCCTGTTCAACTCGGGCGCCGAGGCCGTCGAGAACGCGGTCAAGATCGCCCGTGCGTACACCAAGCGCCAGGCGGTCGTCGTCTTCGACCACGGCTACCACGGCCGTACGAACCTGACGATGGCGCTCACCGCCAAGAACATGCCGTACAAGCACGGCTTCGGCCCGTTCGCGCCCGAGGTCTACCGCGTGCCGGTGGCCTACGGCTACCGCTGGCCGACCGGCCCGGAGAACTGCGGCCCCGAGGCCGCGGCCCAGGCGATCGACCAGATCACCAAGCAGATCGGCGCCGAGAACGTCGCCGCGATCATCATCGAGCCGGTGCTGGGCGAGGGCGGCTTCATCGAGCCGGCCAAGGGCTTCCTGCCGTCCATCGTGAAGTTCGCGAACGACAACGGCATCGTCTTCGTCGCCGACGAGATCCAGTCCGGCTTCTGCCGCACCGGCCAGTGGTTCGCCTGCGAGGACGAGGGCATCGTCCCCGACCTGATCACCACCGCCAAGGGCATCGCGGGCGGTCTGCCGCTCGCCGCCGTCACCGGCCGCGCGGAGATCATGGACGCGGCGCACGCGGGCGGCCTCGGCGGCACCTACGGCGGCAACCCGGTGGCCTGCGCCGGTGCGCTCGGCGCCATCGAGACCATGCGCGAGCTGGACCTCAACGCCAAGGCCAAGCGCATCGAGGAGGTCATGAAGGGCCGCCTCTCCGCCATGCAGGAGAAGTTCGCCGTCATCGGCGACATCCGCGGCCGCGGCGCGATGATCGCCATCGAGCTGGTGAAGGACCCGGCCACCAAGGAGCCCAACCCGGAGGCCGCCGGCGCGCTCGCCAAGGCCTGCCACGCCGAGGGCCTGCTGGTGCTCACCTGCGGTACGTACGGCAACGTGCTGCGCTTCCTGCCGCCGCTGGTCATCGGCGAGGACCTGCTCAACGAGGGCCTCGACATCATCGAAGAGGCGTTCACCCGCCTGTGA
- a CDS encoding ABC transporter permease produces MTTSAATGTTTDQPPAPPRAGALHKAARRKKLVPYWLLFPGILWLLVFFAAPLVYQASTSLQTGSLEEGFEVTWHFATYWDALGEYYPQFLRSVAYAATATALCLALGYPLAYLIAFKAGRWRNLLMVLVIAPFFTSFLIRTLAWKTILSDGGPVVSTLGSLHVLGLTDALGLTEGHRLLATPLAVVCGLTYNFLPFMILPLYSSLERIDSRLHEAAGDLYARPLTTFRKVTFPLSMPGVVAGTLLTFIPAAGDYINAELLGSTDQKMIGNVIQSQFLRVLDYPTAAALSFILMAAILAVVTVYIRKSGTEEVV; encoded by the coding sequence ATGACGACGTCCGCCGCCACCGGCACCACCACCGACCAGCCTCCCGCGCCCCCGCGCGCCGGCGCCCTGCACAAGGCCGCCCGCCGCAAGAAGCTCGTGCCGTACTGGCTGCTGTTCCCCGGCATCCTCTGGCTGCTGGTCTTCTTCGCCGCACCGCTCGTCTACCAGGCGTCGACGTCCCTGCAGACCGGCTCCCTCGAAGAGGGCTTCGAGGTCACCTGGCACTTCGCCACCTACTGGGACGCCCTGGGCGAGTACTACCCGCAGTTCCTGCGGTCGGTCGCCTACGCCGCCACCGCCACCGCGCTGTGCCTGGCCCTCGGCTACCCGCTCGCGTACCTCATCGCCTTCAAGGCCGGCCGCTGGCGCAACCTCCTGATGGTCCTCGTCATCGCGCCGTTCTTCACCAGCTTCCTCATCCGCACCCTCGCCTGGAAGACGATCCTCTCCGACGGCGGCCCCGTCGTCTCCACCCTCGGCTCGCTGCACGTCCTCGGCCTCACCGACGCGCTCGGCCTCACCGAGGGCCACCGCCTGCTCGCCACGCCGCTCGCCGTCGTCTGCGGTCTGACCTACAACTTCCTGCCGTTCATGATCCTTCCGCTGTACTCCTCGCTCGAACGCATCGACAGCCGGCTCCACGAGGCCGCGGGCGACCTCTACGCCCGGCCCCTCACCACCTTCCGCAAGGTGACCTTCCCGCTGTCCATGCCGGGCGTCGTCGCGGGCACCCTGCTGACGTTCATCCCCGCCGCCGGCGACTACATCAACGCCGAACTGCTCGGCTCCACCGACCAGAAGATGATCGGCAACGTCATCCAGTCCCAGTTCCTGCGCGTCCTGGACTACCCGACCGCCGCCGCCCTGTCCTTCATCCTCATGGCCGCCATCCTCGCCGTGGTCACGGTCTACATCCGCAAGTCGGGGACGGAGGAGGTCGTCTGA
- a CDS encoding glycerophosphodiester phosphodiesterase, with protein sequence MATSDPTAGAFASFTAVAHRGDPYVHRENTLPSVRSALRAGAGAVEIDVRLTRDGVPVLLHDATLGRLWGVDRPLAAFSADELREVTGGGVPTLREALAEAAAAGTGRLFVDLPDPSAAAAAVAEVHASGATERVYYCGGPAAMLNVRRADPDAEIALTWTTLAPPRAALLAGVRPHWLNYRFGLVTPELVARDHANGLRVSAWTADTRRTMRRLLRAGVDSITTNRIGTLRALLPAPARA encoded by the coding sequence ATGGCCACTTCGGACCCCACTGCCGGCGCCTTCGCCTCCTTCACCGCCGTCGCCCACCGCGGCGATCCGTACGTGCACCGCGAGAACACGCTGCCCTCGGTCCGCTCGGCGCTGCGGGCCGGAGCGGGGGCGGTGGAGATCGACGTCCGGCTGACCCGTGACGGGGTGCCCGTGCTGCTGCACGACGCGACGCTGGGGCGGCTGTGGGGCGTCGACCGGCCCCTCGCCGCGTTCTCGGCCGACGAGCTGCGGGAAGTGACCGGCGGCGGGGTGCCCACCCTGCGGGAGGCGCTCGCCGAGGCGGCGGCGGCCGGCACGGGACGGCTGTTCGTCGACCTCCCCGACCCCTCGGCGGCGGCCGCGGCCGTCGCGGAGGTGCACGCGAGCGGGGCGACGGAGCGGGTGTACTACTGCGGGGGCCCGGCGGCGATGCTGAACGTCCGCCGGGCCGACCCCGACGCGGAGATCGCCCTGACCTGGACCACGCTGGCCCCGCCCCGGGCGGCCCTGCTGGCCGGCGTGCGTCCGCACTGGCTCAACTACCGCTTCGGGCTGGTGACCCCCGAGCTCGTGGCCCGTGACCACGCGAACGGCCTGCGGGTCTCGGCCTGGACCGCCGACACCCGCCGCACGATGCGGCGGCTGCTGCGCGCGGGCGTCGACTCGATCACCACGAACCGCATCGGCACCCTGCGCGCGCTGCTCCCGGCCCCCGCTCGTGCGTGA
- a CDS encoding phosphatase PAP2 family protein, translating to MTWQIAAHGPLRSADERLGRAVAGSPAVPTALAEFLADLGETVVALPVLGAAVLWTLWPAVRSRGPRRWLPPVAAALTMAAVPALVVPLKAWLARPGPPAMAGGAHAGFFPSGHAATAAVAYGAALLLLLPRMPRRAWAVAGYALLNAGVAVGLVRRGYHWPLDVLGAWCLAAVPLWCLAVVLARTGVSCRSPGRPGPGP from the coding sequence GTGACCTGGCAGATCGCCGCGCACGGCCCGCTGCGCTCCGCCGACGAGCGCCTGGGCCGGGCGGTGGCCGGCTCGCCCGCCGTGCCGACGGCCCTGGCCGAGTTCCTCGCCGACCTGGGCGAGACGGTCGTGGCCCTGCCGGTGCTCGGCGCGGCGGTGCTCTGGACGCTTTGGCCGGCCGTGCGCTCGCGCGGGCCCCGTCGTTGGCTGCCGCCGGTGGCCGCAGCTCTCACGATGGCCGCGGTGCCCGCGCTGGTCGTGCCGCTGAAGGCGTGGCTGGCCCGCCCCGGGCCGCCGGCCATGGCGGGCGGGGCGCACGCCGGTTTCTTCCCCTCGGGCCACGCGGCCACCGCGGCGGTGGCCTACGGGGCGGCCTTGTTGCTCCTCCTCCCCCGCATGCCCCGCCGCGCCTGGGCGGTGGCCGGGTACGCGCTGCTCAACGCCGGTGTGGCGGTGGGGCTCGTACGGCGCGGCTACCACTGGCCGCTGGACGTCCTCGGCGCCTGGTGCCTGGCGGCGGTGCCGCTGTGGTGCCTGGCCGTGGTGCTCGCGCGCACGGGCGTCAGCTGTCGAAGCCCAGGCCGACCCGGTCCAGGGCCCTGA
- a CDS encoding ABC transporter ATP-binding protein — protein MTAPATTSGTPGTAVRLTGISKTFGGFTAVHPLDLSVPAGSFFALLGASGCGKTTTLRMIAGLEEPTTGTVELAGRDVTALPPHKRPVNTVFQSYALFPHLDVYENVAFGLRRRGVTSVKKQVGEMLDLVQLGDLARRRPQQLSGGQQQRVAVARALINHPDVLLLDEPLGALDLKLRRQMQLELKRIQTEVGITFIHVTHDQEEAMTMADTVAVMNAGRVEQLGAPADLYETPRTTFVANFLGTSNLITADVVGTAGDAVLLRAGDTKLTLPATRCTAIARTGEKLLVGIRPEKITLTHADDAGTVPGDRNRVTGRIAQSSFTGVSTQYLVDSAVGAGLSVYEQNVERDARLVPGADVVLHWNPGHSFGLDAAQNVEAGTDVEAEGAG, from the coding sequence ATGACAGCTCCCGCCACCACCAGCGGCACCCCCGGCACCGCCGTGCGGCTCACCGGCATCAGCAAGACGTTCGGCGGCTTCACCGCCGTCCACCCGCTCGACCTCTCGGTCCCCGCGGGCTCCTTCTTCGCCCTGCTCGGTGCCTCCGGTTGTGGCAAGACCACCACGCTGCGCATGATCGCCGGCCTGGAGGAGCCCACCACCGGCACCGTCGAGCTCGCCGGCCGCGACGTCACCGCCCTGCCCCCGCACAAGCGGCCCGTCAACACGGTCTTCCAGAGCTACGCGCTCTTCCCCCACCTGGACGTCTACGAGAACGTCGCCTTCGGGCTGCGCCGCCGCGGCGTCACGTCCGTCAAGAAGCAGGTGGGCGAGATGCTCGACCTCGTCCAGCTCGGCGACCTCGCCCGGCGCAGGCCCCAGCAGCTCTCCGGCGGCCAGCAACAGCGCGTCGCCGTCGCCCGCGCGCTGATCAACCACCCCGACGTCCTGCTCCTCGACGAGCCCCTGGGCGCCCTCGACCTCAAGCTGCGCCGCCAGATGCAGCTGGAGCTCAAGCGCATCCAGACCGAGGTGGGCATCACCTTCATCCACGTCACGCACGATCAGGAGGAAGCCATGACCATGGCCGACACGGTCGCGGTCATGAACGCCGGCCGCGTGGAACAGCTCGGTGCCCCCGCCGACCTCTACGAGACGCCGCGCACCACCTTCGTCGCCAACTTCCTCGGCACCTCGAACCTCATCACCGCCGACGTCGTCGGCACCGCGGGCGACGCCGTCCTTCTGCGTGCCGGTGATACCAAACTCACCCTTCCGGCGACACGATGTACAGCCATCGCCCGCACGGGCGAGAAGCTCCTCGTCGGCATACGGCCCGAGAAGATCACCCTGACCCACGCCGACGACGCCGGCACGGTCCCGGGCGACCGCAACCGCGTCACCGGCCGCATCGCCCAGTCCAGCTTCACCGGCGTCTCCACCCAGTACCTCGTCGACAGCGCCGTCGGCGCGGGCCTGTCCGTCTACGAGCAGAACGTCGAGCGCGACGCGCGGCTCGTCCCGGGCGCCGACGTCGTCCTGCACTGGAACCCGGGCCACAGCTTCGGCCTGGACGCGGCGCAGAACGTCGAGGCGGGCACGGACGTGGAAGCGGAGGGCGCGGGATGA
- a CDS encoding ABC transporter permease gives MALLSALGRRLRRNLVVIAGLCTLAYLILPNVVVTVFSFNKPNGRFNYEWQRFSTDAWTDPCGVADLCGSLSLSLRIALWATVGATVLGTMIAFALARYRFRSRSAVSTLIFLPMAMPEVVMAASLATLFLNMGVSFGFWTILIAHVMFCLSFVVTAVKARVMSMDPRLEQAAQDLYATPLQTFTKVTLPIAAPGIAAGALLSFALSFDDFIITNFNAGSTVTFPMYVWGAAQRGTPVQINVIGTAMFLVAVLGVLGAQLVGGRRKRS, from the coding sequence ATGGCCCTTCTCTCCGCTCTCGGGCGCCGGCTGCGCCGCAACCTCGTGGTGATCGCGGGGCTGTGCACGCTCGCGTACCTGATCCTGCCGAACGTCGTCGTCACCGTCTTCTCGTTCAACAAGCCCAACGGCCGCTTCAACTACGAGTGGCAGCGCTTCTCCACCGACGCCTGGACCGACCCCTGCGGCGTCGCCGACCTGTGCGGCTCGCTGTCGCTGAGCCTGCGCATCGCCCTGTGGGCGACCGTCGGCGCCACCGTCCTGGGCACGATGATCGCCTTCGCGCTCGCCCGCTACCGCTTCCGGTCCCGCTCGGCGGTCAGCACCCTGATCTTCCTGCCGATGGCCATGCCCGAGGTCGTCATGGCCGCCTCCCTGGCGACCCTCTTCCTCAACATGGGCGTCAGCTTCGGCTTCTGGACCATCCTGATCGCCCACGTCATGTTCTGCCTGAGCTTCGTGGTCACCGCGGTCAAGGCCCGCGTCATGAGCATGGACCCCCGCCTCGAACAGGCCGCGCAGGACCTCTACGCCACCCCGCTCCAGACGTTCACGAAGGTCACCCTCCCCATCGCCGCCCCCGGCATCGCCGCCGGCGCCCTGCTCTCCTTCGCCCTGTCCTTCGACGACTTCATCATCACGAACTTCAACGCCGGCTCCACTGTGACCTTCCCGATGTACGTCTGGGGAGCCGCACAGCGGGGCACCCCCGTCCAGATCAACGTCATCGGAACGGCGATGTTCCTCGTCGCCGTGCTGGGCGTCCTCGGCGCGCAACTGGTCGGAGGACGCCGAAAAAGGAGCTGA
- a CDS encoding DUF4190 domain-containing protein, with amino-acid sequence MSDRDDAQPELLDGDTWAPPGTPVPLDKPAAPSLPPVPPVAPAVPAPPAGQPAPLPMPPVAPVPPARAGVPPVPPVPLAPTGPGTPSAYQGEAHGLTWPAPPAQAFGTGPYAQGPYGPTAYATGAYGYPGPSYGPGWPGMTPAPNNGFGVAALVLGIIGTVLSWTIVFGVICSVLAIVFGAIGRSKVSTGEGTNGGQALAGLILGGVGLLATACFLAFYITHDDGDDDPDYDGGDDTYGAYMAAPPGPAPLVFAARR; translated from the coding sequence ATGTCCGACAGGGACGACGCACAGCCGGAACTGCTGGACGGGGACACCTGGGCGCCGCCCGGAACGCCGGTGCCGCTCGACAAGCCCGCGGCGCCCTCGCTGCCGCCCGTGCCACCCGTCGCACCTGCCGTGCCCGCCCCGCCCGCCGGACAGCCGGCCCCGCTCCCGATGCCGCCCGTGGCCCCCGTCCCGCCCGCGCGGGCAGGGGTGCCGCCCGTCCCGCCCGTGCCCCTCGCGCCCACCGGCCCGGGCACCCCGAGCGCCTACCAGGGCGAGGCCCACGGCCTCACCTGGCCGGCGCCGCCCGCGCAGGCCTTCGGCACCGGCCCGTACGCCCAGGGGCCCTACGGGCCGACCGCCTACGCCACGGGCGCCTACGGCTACCCGGGACCGTCGTACGGACCGGGCTGGCCGGGCATGACACCCGCGCCCAACAACGGCTTCGGGGTCGCCGCCCTCGTGCTCGGCATCATCGGCACCGTGCTGTCCTGGACGATCGTCTTCGGCGTCATCTGCAGCGTGCTCGCGATCGTCTTCGGCGCGATCGGCCGCAGCAAGGTGAGCACCGGGGAGGGCACCAACGGCGGCCAGGCGCTGGCCGGCCTGATCCTCGGCGGCGTGGGCCTCCTCGCCACCGCCTGCTTCCTGGCGTTCTACATCACGCACGACGACGGCGACGACGACCCGGACTACGACGGCGGCGACGACACCTACGGCGCCTACATGGCGGCGCCGCCCGGGCCCGCGCCGCTCGTCTTCGCCGCCAGGCGCTGA